The sequence below is a genomic window from Lolium perenne isolate Kyuss_39 chromosome 7, Kyuss_2.0, whole genome shotgun sequence.
GTGTTGTTGGAGGTTGTAGCCATCAGATCCTAGGATtttgggagaggagggagggtTGTGTTTCTGTAGAGGCTGGGAATTTTTTGAGAGAGATAAGCTCATCGGTGAGGGAGGGAGGAGATCGTAGGGAAGGTTTCCTAGTGAGATCGATCTTGATCTGAAGTCGGCGGCTAGAGGGAAGAGGAGGCTCTAGATACCATGTTAATTGTGGGAGAACGATAACCCTGATCGGGGCTTCGGGTACGTGTTAATAAGGCACAGGAAAAGCCCCCGTGGTAGTGTTACAAGAGGAGTCCGAGTTGGGTAGCGTACTACGCTATGCCAACACGTACAAGAAACAGAAAATACAAACTGCCTAACAGTCTCCAGTTTCAGAAAGCCAATGCTGCTGCACAAAAAACCTAGGGTACAATTTTGTCGATGGGCCTGCCAACACGACGACAACTAGTGGTGGAGGCCACGATCGGAGGAGGTTTAGGGACGCTAGGGTATGGTCGCCAGTGTGGTGCCACTCTGGAGTGCAAACTCCTTGAATCGTCAAATTTTGGCGAGGAACTAattaataagcataggaaaatcaGGTTTAAATTCCATGTTTGCTAAGAACCGAGCAATGCTCGATTGACTAGAGTGTGTGTCCGTGAGCTCTCGCCCACTCATGTCTAAGGTGGAGCTTCCTTAGAGTTCCTATCTTACTTCTATTCTTTAAAGAACTCATGGGTGCTAGTTCATTGGTTTTTTTAGATACTACTGTTCTGCTTGAGtttcgattttgaaaatcacttcAAAAGTCGAATTCAAATCTAAGAGGATCAAGATGATGCTTTGCTAAGAACTGAGTGATGGTACTTTGGCTAGTACGCTTAGGCGCAAAGTTGTAGCCTTTAGGGTTCCTTGGATAGTTGGACCAGCCACATTGTGACGCTGATTCAAAGACAAAAGCCCccaccccccccacacacacacacacacacacacatcggTGCAAACAAATAGGTTGCAATGTGTTACATGACATCGGTGCAAACCCATGGCGCCCGCATCCGTATTACCATTAGGGTAATGCGTCTTTGCAGGTATCTTCATGATATTGatttattccctttatcgaaaaaaggtcCGCCGTGACCGACCCTCATGCTATTGCTCTTGAGTTTTAAACGAACGTACTACGAAATTATTTTTCCGCCAATGAGTCATCTGAAATTATTTTCCCTTTGCAGGTATTGCATCGTTGCAGAGGTTAGGTGTGATTGGTATCTCCACGACATTAATTTATgccttttatcgaaaaaaaggTCCGCCGGGACTGCCCCTCATGCTATTGATCTTGAGTTTTAACGTATGTACTACGAAAAATTTGTTTTTGCCAATTAGTCATCGGAATATTAAATGACCCCAATTTATATCTGCAAAAATTGAATATTTTCCAACATTTCAATAATTTTACGGAATATCCCTTTTTGTGGGGTGGAACAAAATTTGATACCGAATTTTACTTTTGTgctaaaaaataaaatgttacacGGAAGAGAAGATTCAAAAGGTTTGATATTCTTGTATCAACGAGGATCACCCTGTTTTAATTTTCTTAGAGTAGTGATCAATTGTGGATGCAAAGCACATTTGACTAACATGGAAGGAAATTAAAGTAGCCCAAACAGGAAGATGACACGATTTAATCGACATTACATGATCTCGAAATGTTGGGACTTGGGACGTCTACTGCGTGGTTTTTTTAACACAACACGGGAGAAAATTTTGCGACTAAGCTGCAAAAATGATTAAAATCGTTACGCTGGTGGGGTATGCTGCAAAGGACGGAAGGCTCAGACCTCACGCATTGGTGAGATCGGACGGCTGGAATGATGGGGCTCCTTCCGCTGGGCCAATTAGCACTGCCCAAATCTAATCCCGTTGCACTTTGAGTGCTAATCGTTGGTCTTAGGATCACTCTCCCAGCCAACTCTCTCGATCGATCGATCGAGAAAAATACATTTAAACGGGCGACATTTGACTTGATTGCCAAACTAAAAGGGCACTTCATTACTGTCCAAAAGGAACAAAAAGAGCACTTGATTTTAATTAACAACTGGGGACACACACAAAGAAACTAGGTAATGGTGGGCAAAAAGAACATGCGGCTAAAAGTAAAATCTGATTTGCCGGAACCTTTTGTCCCTCTTTTGAAAGCGTAAAGGAGGCAAAAAAAAGTAGGTGTTGATTTGTTCGTTCAAAAAGAAACGTTGATCAATTCTGCTCGTGCGGCTGATTCTCGTTAAATCGTGAGCGAGTGAGAGTTCAACGGCTATATCATCATGGCTAAGGATGGAAACTTTACCCATATCGTACTGACATGTGAATCTATGCAACTGAGTAACTTAGTTATTAAGTTTATGAATCTATGTTAAATGATCATCAATTGTCAATATATCGCGTGACTCGCTTACTCTTGTTGACTTATGAGTTATAAGTATGAGATTGTGTTTTCTAAATTTTAATAATTATCATATAATCAACTAAATGTTATTTGAGTTGAAATAATTGATTTTTGTGTCAATGAGATGTCGATGAATGTAAAATTATGAGTAATGTGCGGAGGTGGTGCTTTGGCTCATAGGTGCATATAAATCTATTATTAAAAATGCATAAACAAAATCTAAAATGTCAAAAGATTCCAAAATAAAAGTTTGCATGTACATCCGGACATTCTATACACAAGTTATCGGGAAAAGGGAACATTTTATTTGGCCTGCTACATGGATATTCATCTTAGAGCATCAAAAAATTCTTTATTACATGGGACACAAAAAATGTTCCTTTTTACCcgaaaacttgtgtacgaacatagaATGTCTAGATGTACCTGTGAAattttatttcagatttttttttttgatattttgAATTGTGTTTCCATACAACGGGTTCATATGCACCAGTGAGCAAGCTGAATTAGATTTTCCATAATGCGTGTACTATATTATTTATCCGTTGGATATCCGATGAGTACGGATACCCATCGATTATAGATGCGGAAATGTTTCATACACTTGGGTGCAGGTATGAATAGAATTTTATACCCACTAAGTATACGGACGTGCATATGATATTGCTCGATCCTATCTATCATACCCTACCATTGCCATCCGCATACGATGGTTAGCAGTAGCACTAGCAATCCAAGTCTGATAAAGACAAAAGCGTTGTCCTAGTGATGGTCCAAAGGCTAATCATGTTGCCTATGCATACCAAACTTCTTTGGCTAGCACCGTCCAAGAGTTTTGCGACTTCATCCTCTCCACGTTTTTCCTCTCATGGCACGCGATCCACATTGGACAGCGGCCGAAGAAGGGGAGCAGGGGAAAAACTAAGTTGCATATATGGTACTGTAGCTTTGAATGTATGAGCTAGTGTTTTTTTTCGATTGTCATTGCAGTACATATgcaagcaagatatatgtacagaGTACTACCTCTATTCCAATAAATAAGTCTCGTATAATTTTTATAAAGTTAAATCATctaaagtttgactaagtttttacaaaaaaaaatcaataacatgcaaaatacgaaatcaatattattagatacatcatgaaatacattttcatatgatatctgtagaatattatatttgttgatacatTTTTCCCAAATTTTGGCCACATTTTGCTTAGATTGAATTTTTTTAAATGCCCTATTAATTAGAACGGAGGTAGTAATTAATTTGCTCCCAGCTATGTAAAAACTGAGCAGTCACTTTCCCCCCTCCCCAGCTCTCACCTTGCCAGTATCCTTGAGAGGTTCTCTCCTCTGACCGGGCCACCGACAGCCGCTCCGCCGGATTAGCTGGCCGGAGCTGGCTTAGGTAGGCGCCGGAGTAGTTTAGGTCTTAGATCTGTAGGTTGTAGTTCTTTTTTCGGCACTTGCCGGAGTTTGGGCGGCTGCCCAGTAGAAGAGGTGGAGCTCCGAATCCTGGCCACCGGGTTCATGGCGCTTCTAGGGTTCCTGCTCTCGGTGTTGTTGCCTCTCTGGTTGAAGCACGGTTTCGGAAGCAGCAACACCGCCTTCATCAATAAATATGTGGCTCCAAGATCGCATCTCCTCAGATCTGGCTTCGTTCTGGACGACTCtcggccggccgtggtggcgagggagaCCTTCGTCCAGGTCAAGCAAGGTATACTAGTTCTTCactcctggccggccatggtggcgaggagGTGTTGAGGAACGGTGCACCGTTTTTGGGTCTGGGAGCTGAGTCTTCCCCCTACCGTCGAGGCTGCTCTTGCTTGAGTGGCTCTCTGCTGCTGTCTTCCCCGGCCTGCCATGGTGGCGAGGAGGGACTCGACAGTAGCGTTGCTCCTCATGCTGAGCGGCATCGGCGCATGCCTGAGAGGTGCTATGGATCGATGCGCTGCAAGGTCCTCCGAGCGGAACACGCGACGTCTCTCATCGGCGTTTCGATTCTTGGCCGATAGGGCGGCCCAAGTTCAACCTCCTTCGTGGAGGCCTCCTTCGAATCTCTGCCCCGGAGCTTGACGACGTCCTGtctccaagtggttcgtccccggcgacAGTTCATCAGCCGGCGGTGGAGATTCTTCGCCGGAGATGGGCTTTCGAGCACTCTGCCCTCGAATCTCGGCGGCGACGCCTTGAGATCACCGGCGACTGGTGGTGGAGACACGCAGGCACTGGATTGCTTTTCTTGTTTTTGTGCCAGGGTGTTGTTTGTAATTTTAGAGACCCTTATCTCAAATTTTCTGGTTTCTCCGTGCGAGTGATGAAAAAGGAACAGTATGTACTTTGTACCCGCCACGTGGTTAATGAATGGTTTCCACGGCCTTTCTAGGCCcttcttgttcaaaaaaaaaactatgtAAAAAATACGTTGCTCCTCAATTGAGTAATCTTGCTAGGATCAACCCCAAGCACCAAAGATCCTCCGAAATTCGTGGGTTCGGGCAGTACTCGGTAGTCAGGCAGGTTGGCCAGGATACAACGGCCGCCGACGTTTCTTCAAAACTTTGACGTCTCCACTCACTAAAAACACACGGAAAAAAGGCCAAGCCCAGAACAACGATGGGATCGGTGCGCCGCGTATCAAAGCTTTCTCACACGCTCAACTTGTGCCGATCGTGCCttgcaaaaaaggaaaaaaggagaACTCGCGTGGGATGCGATGATCGAAGATGAAAGGGAAcaagaggatgagaaaaatgtgCTGCCAGCCAACGTACGGTTGGTGTTAATAAGGTGTTGTATCTCTTGTCCAGTAGACATCGAACTTCACATTTGACGCTTGTATGTATCGTCAAAATGGATTATTCATTCAAACATGGGAAAATTCACTTTTGATTATAGGTGCATATGTTTCCTATACCTGAAAAATACatttaaatttttaaaaaaaatctgaaaaaatattTCGCAGGTACATATCCACATTCTATGTGCACATGAAAaggggcaatttttgtgctctatgcaaaaaaatgataaaaaaGAATGTCTCGTGCAAACCCTTATTTTAGCatcaaattttgtcttttttacatagcccacgTAAAATGTCATTCTTTCGTGAAACGACTTGGTAAGCACATAGGTTGTGAAGATGTTCACACAATTTTTTTTTGGAttgttcaaacatttcaaaatgtgtTTAGATTACATTTTAGATAAAAGGAAATGTGACCCAGAGCCAATACACATCGTCAACATGAGACAACTTGGCGGATCCTGACACACACATGCGTTATGCGTATGTACCTATGTTTATATAGGATAGCCACCTCCTGATAGTGATAGCTTGGTGCCATCGTTTGTCCCCTTCTTCTTTTAGGTGTGCTCCTTCTCCCCTTTTCAGACGGACAAATGTTTGAATTTAGAGAAATGATTCGATGGAGGATTTTCTCCATCTTCAGTTATCACCACGTATGCCGTCATACAGTGCTATGAATTGTAAACGATGCTGCCAAACATCAGTTCATTCTCAGTACATCATTCAGTCCGCGGGATGAAAATTTTGTCCGCCAAATTTCATTTCTTCTCCAGCATATTTCAGTACAGTCACAGTTAATTGTGAGCAAGGTGCAAGGAGGACACGCAAAAGGTGAGAACAGATGATAGAACAATTCCTTGTTTCGACTATAGCTAAGATTGCGGTACGGAAAATGAAGTTTTCCGCAAGGCGTAAACTGTTAATTTCTGCTAGATGGCCGTGTGTATTCCAGTACTATGAACATCATCGTTTCAACATTTACATTAGCTCAGAATGTTTGCATTCATCGGCGTAGTTCATTACTTCATTTCAGTGGGCAAGGGGCCATGTTCTTCATTTACAGCAAGCAAAATCATCCTCTACCCCTCGGAACATACCAGTCCCTCTTTGTTTGGTCGTAAGAGAGCGACGAACAGCTTCCGTTGCGGTAATCCCACGACAGCACCTTCTTCATCAAGATGCGCAGCCTCTCCGCGCCTGGACCAGGCTCAAAAACAGAGTCGTCGTCCCAGGAcaaacaaggatcagcccctcCTTCAAGAACACCGTCACACCATGCACCAGGAGTGAACCGGCCTTCGGAGCGGTGCAGAAGCTCACGGTCTATCCTGTCCAAGACCTTGTCTTCCTTGGGAAACTTCCGCGCAAAGGGCGCGCCGCTCTTGACCATGTTGTTGAAGTCCTTCATGGAGAGGGTCAGGGGATGCTGCTTTGCAGGGTAGTCCCAGGCAATGTAGTGCAGGTCATGACCAACTGCAGTGCCCCGAAACTCACCAGAGTTGCAGATCACAGTATGGAAATAACCTTCTGGGGAGGAGATGAAGTTGACGTAGTACATCAGGAGGGTACGTGGGAGATTATCCCAACCCCATATACAATACTCCAGAAAGGTTTTTGTGAGCATTATCCAAGCAGAACCTGATGATCAAACATGTAATTACTCAGTATCTGTTGACCAGAAAACATCACTTAACAGTCAATAGACATATACATCAGTACACTTAGTTGCATGCGCTTACATCCTTACATGATACACAAACTTGTGTTATTCTGTACTACTATTTTTATCCATGTTTAGCAGTACGCCAGAACGTAGTAAGTCGACTTTTAATCTTTAACACCAGCTTGAAATCCAATACTTGATTTAGTTTCTCTTTCTGGTGATATAAATCCCTCCCTACAATTCTTGAATTAAGAATTCTGACAATAACAGGGTCTACTCGATGTGAATTAGGTGTAAATCAAGGTTTTTGTGAGCAGAATCCAACCAGAACCTGACGTTCAAACATGAAAGAGAGTCACATTAAGATGCATCAAAAAGTATATTTTTTACCAGAAAACACGCCTTAACAAGTTGCATGCATTTGCATCCTTACATTTTACACAAACATGTGTTATTCCATACTACTATCAATTCTTTTTATCCATATTTAGCAGTACTATGAAGTGTAGTAAGTCAATTTATAATCAGCAGGATGAAATCCAGCACTTGCTTTAGTTTCTGTTTGTGTTGACATAAATGCCTCCCTACGATTCTTGAATTCAGAATTCTCACAATAACAGGGTTTACTCAATGTGAATTAGGCTAAATGAGACTTTAGCAAAAATCTCATAAAACAAAAGGGATATTCAATTaacataatactccctccgttccaaaataTAAGGCATCCTTAAATTTCACTGGTCAATGATTTACAACTTTGACTATGATTTCTACTTATGTCCACAAAAtttgtataaatatatatgaaatGAAAGAATTGATAGAGGAATGCAACGATACTATTTATGCATTCTCAATCCATATGTTTTAGTATATATTAGTGGTGAAAGTTGTGCATCAAAGACTGCAGAAAAATCcatgccttatattttgggacagagggagtatcaAATTATTGAGGAAAGCTGAGGGCATACTTAAGTTAAAAAAATGTGCTTCATTCATACATAAGCATACACCATTAAACCCTATGTTTGTTCCTGTTaaagtatatgtggattgcccacCTTCTCTCCACCAGTTCGGTCTTTTGGTTATACTGATTGGTGCATGAAAtttaatatggtatcagagcagagTTCTTGGGTTCAAATGTCGACTTTCACGTGCTAAAAGAAAATTGATCTTGCCCTCTTTCTATCACGTGTAAGCATCATCGAGTCACATGACTGGTCGTGCATGAAACTTAATAGTTCCATCCTATAGAAGTTCTACTAAGAATTTGATAGGAATTGAGTTGatgttatggtaagttagtagGATATTGATGCTATCAATGATCCTATATAGTGTTTCTTAGAAAAAACGATTTATAATGTATTAGAAACGGACGAAACGAGTTTGCAGAAAATAAAATCATATGCATAATCAACCAGAAACTTGATTCTTTCAAAACAGCATAACGTTATAGCTAAATTTTATGTGTTCTTTCAAAAACTTTTGACCACAATACCCAGACTGATACACGAATACGAGAAATAGCCACTGTTCTTTTTGCAGAATGTACAACTTGAACTAAGAGATTATAACTGCTGAAAACACTTAAGAGGATTAGTCAACAAGTTTAAGCACGTGGGTCTTGTATGCTACTGTCTTTATTCGTAGAAATGCATAATTGCCGAAAAATGAAAATAGGAATCAGTCCTACCAGTATATAGCTTGAAAGATGTTGGCAGTTCTCGCCGCTCAGTAGTCGTAGAAAGGTCAAACTTTTTCGACAGATAGAGACCTGGATCCAGAACTATTGGTTTTCCTCTTTGCATCCTGTGAAGAAAGCACACAAATCAGCAGAAGAAAGGGAAGGGCCTAAAGAAGGATAAATCTAGATAATTTCAATCAAATCACAAATGTTTATGCCATAGAAACTTACAATTTCCATCCTGATATTTGCATGTGCTCTATAAAATTAAGATTTCTTGGCAAAGATGAGAACACGTGAAGTATATCTGTACAGAAATAACATTAGTGAACCATATATGGAGTACACCTGCTCAGAGATAATAACACTACACACATTTTAGCAAAAAGACAAAAAGTTCATACTACAAGCAAGTACAATGCCTTTTGAATGTTGCTGATTTAATGAAATTTCAAGCTTCATTATATCCTCTACATAGGTGACCTCCTTTTAGAAATAAGGTGATTCACCTCAGAGTGTTGGGAGCTGGGACCGAACACAGCAGCAGCCACCTGTGCACAGTGCCACTTCACCACCTGAACCTACCCAGGGCACCTATCCTAGACATCTATGTAAGTGATGCTTCCTCGATGCTAATAATCTTCAATGCACCGGGGGCTATCTACAACATAAGTGACAATACTGCAAAAGATATCTAGTTAAGCTAGCTCAGGGGTGGTGCAATTTATGTGTCCTTGCTACCCCAT
It includes:
- the LOC127314488 gene encoding beta-glucuronosyltransferase GlcAT14B, with amino-acid sequence MRKSWGLNSGPGRPFSDRRWLVPFLASLLVSATLFLAAACGLFAPPYLGADDSFIFDVASFTDWDDDGRSPSQSLESDTKNQLSNASDDRDNPDNAAVNSDDSGAEPPRLAYLLEGTKGDGLRMRRVLQAIYHPRNQYILHLDLEAPPRERIDLAMYVKGDPMFSQVGNVRVIAKGDLVTYKGPTMVACTLHAVAILLKEGLEWDWFINLSASDYPLMTQDDILHVFSSLPRNLNFIEHMQISGWKLMQRGKPIVLDPGLYLSKKFDLSTTTERRELPTSFKLYTGSAWIMLTKTFLEYCIWGWDNLPRTLLMYYVNFISSPEGYFHTVICNSGEFRGTAVGHDLHYIAWDYPAKQHPLTLSMKDFNNMVKSGAPFARKFPKEDKVLDRIDRELLHRSEGRFTPGAWCDGVLEGGADPCLSWDDDSVFEPGPGAERLRILMKKVLSWDYRNGSCSSLSYDQTKRDWYVPRGRG